A stretch of the bacterium genome encodes the following:
- a CDS encoding carbohydrate binding family 9 domain-containing protein, whose amino-acid sequence MPAPHQRTLAQRRIAQGRPALPALRRCRLASIAVSIAASLAASLVVLAAPVLAFAEGDRSPSDFRVTLGWTDLPPVIDGVMDDPGWLDGGLVDELTQVLPTPGATPTQRTEIRIVTDGQTLYVGFRCWDSDPDQIVRNRKQRDTFPFWDDRVGFSLDTFNTKRNGYFFQTNPNAMRHDVLLEAEEFEVSWDTIWYVETSIDAEGWTAEFAIPFASIGFDPEVDAWGLNFERGIRRSDETARWSDWQPQNFVSSMGVAGTLEGVDDLDQGLGFELTPGMTIRRRDERAVQDRFEFDPTFDGYYKVLPSVTTSVTANTDFGQVEVDDIQIQDDRFALFFPEKRDFFLEDGLIFDFGDISQNGRPFFSRRIGFNPGNSVAGGGPARILGGGKLTGRLGPVKFGVLDTYIDEANDIDARNLFVGRAAVNVFGESTLGMILTRGNPDGSAASNPTRGRAYDETSGTGGGRNSTTVGTDFLYRNTNFRDTGQVFRASLWWAKSIDDNHLSAGRNNGYGVKLEYPNDRFNWLVGFEELQEDYAPRIGFVNRNDIRHTFNSFRYRTRPSRGPFRTIDNEVFGQVFVDSGNQLETVNLRIIPAEFTTPIEDGFDVRYRLRHELVRPNDFIPTVAIPADDYTFHEAALRIFTSRNRPVRVETEIGWGSFFDGTRTRFDLVLEFRPSHYLFFEVEYELRDINLPKRRGLASGEPDRNDRDTQLVRLKVDLLFTPNVVWSNFVQYDNRSDNAGINSRFRYILRDGREFFLVVNQNVDTDDNRANLSRSELLVKGVWTLTF is encoded by the coding sequence ATGCCCGCGCCCCACCAAAGAACCCTGGCGCAGCGTCGGATCGCTCAGGGCCGTCCCGCCCTGCCCGCGTTGCGACGGTGCCGGCTGGCCTCCATCGCCGTCTCCATCGCCGCCTCCCTCGCCGCCTCCCTCGTCGTCCTCGCAGCGCCCGTCCTCGCCTTCGCCGAGGGGGACAGATCGCCGTCGGACTTCCGGGTCACGCTCGGCTGGACGGATCTTCCTCCGGTCATCGACGGCGTGATGGACGACCCCGGCTGGCTCGATGGCGGCCTCGTCGACGAGCTCACCCAGGTCCTGCCGACGCCGGGCGCCACACCCACCCAGCGCACCGAGATCCGGATCGTGACCGACGGACAGACCCTCTACGTAGGCTTCCGCTGCTGGGATTCGGACCCCGACCAGATCGTTCGCAACCGCAAGCAACGCGACACATTCCCGTTCTGGGACGACCGCGTCGGCTTCTCCCTCGATACGTTCAACACGAAACGCAACGGCTACTTCTTCCAGACCAACCCGAACGCGATGCGCCACGACGTCCTTCTCGAGGCGGAGGAGTTCGAGGTGAGCTGGGACACCATCTGGTACGTCGAGACATCGATCGACGCCGAGGGGTGGACGGCCGAGTTCGCAATTCCCTTCGCCTCGATCGGATTCGACCCCGAGGTCGACGCCTGGGGCCTGAACTTCGAGCGCGGGATCCGCCGCAGCGACGAGACGGCGCGGTGGTCGGACTGGCAGCCCCAGAACTTCGTCAGCTCGATGGGGGTCGCCGGAACCCTCGAAGGCGTGGACGACCTCGACCAGGGGCTCGGCTTCGAGCTGACGCCCGGCATGACGATCCGTCGGCGCGACGAGCGCGCGGTCCAGGACCGATTCGAGTTCGACCCGACCTTCGACGGCTACTACAAGGTGCTGCCCTCGGTGACGACCTCGGTCACGGCGAACACCGACTTCGGTCAGGTCGAAGTAGACGACATCCAGATCCAGGACGACCGCTTCGCCCTGTTCTTCCCGGAGAAGCGGGATTTCTTCCTCGAGGACGGTCTGATCTTCGATTTCGGAGACATCAGCCAGAACGGCCGCCCCTTCTTCTCACGCCGAATCGGGTTCAACCCCGGTAACAGCGTCGCGGGCGGAGGTCCGGCCCGGATCCTGGGCGGAGGAAAGCTGACCGGCCGCCTCGGACCCGTGAAATTCGGCGTCCTCGACACCTACATCGACGAGGCGAACGACATCGACGCCCGCAATCTCTTCGTCGGCCGCGCCGCAGTCAACGTGTTCGGCGAATCGACGCTCGGGATGATCCTCACCCGCGGCAATCCGGACGGAAGTGCAGCGAGCAACCCGACCCGCGGCCGCGCCTACGACGAGACCAGCGGAACCGGCGGCGGACGGAACTCGACGACCGTGGGCACCGACTTTCTCTACCGCAACACCAACTTCCGCGATACCGGTCAGGTCTTTCGCGCGAGTCTCTGGTGGGCGAAGAGCATCGACGACAACCACCTGAGCGCCGGGCGCAACAACGGCTACGGCGTCAAGCTCGAATACCCGAACGACCGCTTCAACTGGCTCGTCGGCTTCGAGGAGCTCCAGGAAGACTACGCGCCTCGGATCGGCTTCGTGAACCGGAACGACATCCGACACACGTTCAACTCGTTTCGCTACCGGACCCGTCCGTCGAGAGGCCCTTTCCGGACGATCGACAACGAGGTCTTCGGGCAGGTCTTCGTCGACTCGGGAAACCAGCTCGAGACCGTGAACCTGCGGATCATTCCCGCGGAGTTCACGACGCCGATCGAAGACGGCTTCGACGTTCGGTACCGGCTTCGCCACGAGCTCGTCCGTCCGAACGACTTCATTCCGACGGTCGCGATCCCTGCCGACGACTACACCTTCCACGAAGCCGCTCTGCGAATCTTCACGAGCCGGAACCGGCCGGTCCGCGTCGAAACCGAGATCGGCTGGGGGAGCTTCTTCGACGGGACGCGCACCCGCTTCGACCTCGTCCTCGAGTTCCGCCCCTCGCACTACCTCTTCTTCGAGGTCGAGTACGAGCTCCGCGACATCAATCTGCCCAAGCGGCGGGGACTCGCCTCGGGCGAACCCGACCGCAACGACCGGGACACCCAGCTCGTGCGGCTGAAGGTCGACCTCCTGTTCACGCCGAACGTGGTGTGGTCGAACTTCGTCCAGTACGACAACCGCAGCGACAATGCGGGAATCAACAGCCGCTTCCGCTATATCCTGCGCGACGGCCGGGAGTTCTTCCTCGTCGTGAACCAGAACGTCGACACCGACGACAACCGGGCGAATCTCTCGCGCAGCGAACTCCTCGTGAAGGGGGTCTGGACCCTCACGTTCTGA